A segment of the Paracoccus suum genome:
CGCCAGTTGGGTCGAGACATAGCTGTCGACCGGATTGCGCGTCAGGATGATCTTGCCGCAGCTGGGATCATCCATGATCGCATCGAAAACGCGCGGATCGTGATCGAAGAAATAGCGAAAGCCGTTCAGGTTCGACGCGCCCAGGATGGCGTTCAGCAGCGCGTGCGGGTCGGCGTCACGCTGCTCGGCGGTGAAGCCCTTCAGTTCGGCCTTGTCGGGCCAGCCTAGCATGTAGGGATTGAACGCCTCGCCAAAGCAGGTGACGTATTTGATCGCGTTGAGCGTTGCCTCGAGCAGGTTCGAGCCGGTGCGCATCCCCGCAAAGATCACGAAACTGCGGAACGGATCAGGCATCGGCGGGGGCCTCCGGGGGCGATTTTGGGATGCGCGGCTTGGGCGCGGGTGTCGGGAAATCGCCGGTCAGCTGCGGTTGCAGCCCGGCGTTGCGCAGCGCCTGCAGGAAGTGCGGCATGCCGTCAACCGGGCGCATGGCGGGAATGTCGTCTGTGCCGACGGGACCCCTACCGAGTTCGGCCACAACGGTGTCCAGAATCGCGCCCGGGCGCGCGAGGAAGTCTGCCAAGTCCCAGCGTCTCACCCGCGCCTTGGTCCAGACGGATCGCAGCACCTCGATCTGATGCGACTCGCGCCGCTGCAGGTGGGCGGCGATGCGGCGCACATCGTCGAACGGCATCTCCGAGCCCATCAGCGGGATCATCCAGGCGCCCGTGATGATGTACATGCTGCAGTTGGGATCGGTCGCCATGAACCAATCGAGCGTCTGGTGATCGCGCGGCGATTGCATGAACACCTGCCGCCGCCGGCTCATGCGGATCAACGAGGCGAGAAAGCCCTGCGGATCGTGATCGCGCAGTGCCGGCTGCCACGAGAGACCCCCGGGACCGATCTCAGTGCGGCCGGCAAACTCTGCCGCCTCGCGGCCGAACAGATGGCCATGGACATCGGCATCCACCCGCTCGGCCAACCAGTCCTCGAAATCCGGGAAGATGTCGTTGAAGCCTTGGAATAGAGCATAGGCCGCGGCCGTCTTGCCGTTTTCCTTATCCTTGCGCGGAAAGCGGCTTTGCATGTAGAGGCCCGGCCGCCCGAGGTCGCGTCGGGCGACGGCGCGGTTGATCAGCCGGTCGATATGCGCCGGCTGCGGCTCGGCAGTCGACGGAACCTCGCCCACAGGCCGCGGGAAATGCGACAGCAGCGCCCGGGCCCGCGGCCAGATCTTGCGCGCGACGAAGCAGCCCGAATCCTCCAGCATCTGCAGGTGGTCGTCGTAAAAGGTGTAGGGCTTGCCCTGGCTGTCGAACTTGGACAGCGTCAGTGAGCGGCTTTCGATGGTTGTCGAATGGCGGCGCACCAGCGTCTGGAAATAGCTTTCGTCCGGCACCCAGACATAGCGGAAATAGTGGTCGATCTCGTCCCGGCGGGGATCGTTCAGGATCGCCTCAAGGGTGCGCCGCGTCAGGCACCACCATTGCGAGCCAAGATGCGGCACCAACCCGTCTGGAATGTGCCGGTGCAGCTTGTAGCGGCGCTGCAGGTCAACAAAGCGGTCAAACAGCCACCGCCGCTTGCGCCACGAGAACGGGAACCGCAGCGTAAAGCGTTCCTCGTTTAGACCGCCGACGGTCCAGCCAACGTCATGGGCCGTCACACTCTCGATATAGTCACGCCTCGGGTCGAGGGCGAGGTAGGCGCGCAGGTCCGCAATCGGGCGCAGCGGCAGGCACGAGCCTGAGGCCAGCAGCACATGGGTCACGTCCGGGTGCAGCGCCAGCAACTGCGCGGCGGCGTCCAGCGTCGCCTCGACCAGGCTGAACATTCCCCACTCGCAATCGCGCCGATGCTCGACATGGTGGATGTTCGGCAGGTCGACCAGATGGGCGCGAAACTCGGCCATGATCTGCGGGCCGATCTTGCGGTCGGTGTGGATCGCGACGGCCGCGCCGCCCTGATGCCAGCGGCGGGCCATGCGCGCGGCGACGGGCATCTTTTCATGGCAGAGCATGACTACGCCCAGCCGGACTTCAGGCGCGGGCACCGCGGTCGGCGGCTGGACCGGGCTAGGGATTGGCAGGGCCACGGCGCCGGACTGTCCCGGACGTCGACGCTCGGACCTCAATGCCGCAGGGGCGGCGTGCAAATCTGGCGCGGCGCTCATGCCCAGTTGCCCTTCGATATCAGCCCCAACTCCTCGAGTTGGCGCCAGTCGCCCAGTTCCCTGGAATGCGGCGTCCACAGATTGGGATCGTCCTGCAAGCCAGCATGATAGGCGCGGTACTCATGACTGTCGGAATAGTGTTGGCCGCGATCAAGTTCCTCTTTCGCCTTGTCGGCAAAGGTTGACAGGAACTTGGCGTGCAACAGGCAACCCGAGGCTTTTTCGCCGCCATCCTCGTCATAGACGAGGTTCAGCGAGCGCGGCAGCAGCATGTGGGTCGAACTGACATAGACATACTGGCGCGACCATTTCACCAGCGGGATCTTGTTCAGCGCCGGTCCCTTCCACGGCTCTTGCGCGAAAAAGGCGCGACCGCGCGGGCCGCCCTGAATCCACAGGTTGCCGTATTCGGCGTTTTTCTGGATGGTGTAATTCGCTGGATCGAACCAGCGCGCGATTTCAAAAGGATCATCGCCTTCGCGGTAAGTCTGCTCGCCGATGAAGCCGCGCGGGTACGCGTCGATCAGCATGGCCGAGAACGAGCGGATACCCGAGGCGTCGAGCCAGTCAGTCAGCGCCCGCAGCGGCCGGGTATCGCAATGCGGGTAGATCAGGAACTCATCCGGGTCGACCGTCAGGCACCAGTGACCGATGCCGTGGCGGAGCAGCAGGCCATTGATCCAGTCCATGCCGAACCGGGCCGCCTTGTAGCTGGCCTTGGTGGTCCACAGTGACACATCCCGCTGCTGGGCGAGGTATTCGGCGCTGCCGTCGTTCGAGGCGTTGTCCACGCAGAGGAAATGCGCGACCCCCATGCGACGATAGTAATCGAGGAAATATGGCAGCCGCACCCGCTCGTTGCGAAGCGTGACGAATACGAGGATGCTGCCGCGCGCAATGTTGGCGGTGCGGTCGCGCACCGCGGACATGTGCCGGCGATTTCGTCGGATAGCACGGGCGAGATAATACTGACGTCGTACGCGCAGGCGCAGGGCTGCACGCAACTGTCTGATCCAGCGGGGCACTCGACGAGGCTCCTTACGTCCCGGTAGTGGCGAGCAACGCCTCTACCGTCGAAAAATGATCGCTCCAACCACGGATCGCAAGCGGCTTGCGGCGCGCCAGCGGAGCGCGCGCAATATCGCCGATCGCCGCTGCCCAGGCGGCTGCGTCATCGGGCCCCAGCCATTGCGCGGCGCCGCCCAAGACCTCGCGCGCGGCCGGGCCGGGCGCAGCTAGGACGGGAACGCCCCGACCGGCCGCCTCGGTCAGGGGCAGGCCAAACCCTTCGGCGCGCGAGGGCATCAGCAGGGCATGCGCCCGCTCCATCAAGGCTGCGATCTCGCCATCGGTCAGGTCGGCCCGCTCTATTACCGGGCCGCCGGGTGGCAGCGCGTCGAGGCGGGCGAAGACATCCGCGTTCAGCCAGCCGCGACGCCCGGCGATGACGAGCCGAGGCACCTGACCCGCTGGCATGCGTTGCGCCAGCCGGGCCCAGGCCTCCAGCAGGACGGCATGGTTCTTGCGCGGCTCGATGGTGCCGAGGGCGAGGAACAGGGGTCGGTCCAGCGGGATGTCCGCTGGCACTTCAGTCGGCGCGGCCAGCGTGGTGCCGATGGGCGCGGCGACAACCTGCGGTCGGCGCAGGCCCAGCGCATCGGCCCATCGCAGCACGTCGGCGCGTGTCGCCTGCGAGACTGTCAGCACCAGGTCAGCCCCGCCCAGCGCGGCGATCAGGCGGCGCTCGAACGCCTCCACCTGGTCGGGCCGGGTGAATTGGGGGTGATCCAGCGGGATCGTGTCGTGGATCATGACCACGCGCCGCAGACCGCCCAAGGCCGCCCAAGGCCCGGGGGCAAGGTTGGCATGGCCCAGCGCGAGCCAGGTGCCTCCCTGCGGCATGGCGCGAGCCAGCGTCCGGCGAAGGCCCAGGCCGCGACCCGTGCCCGTGGCGACCGCGCGGGCGGCCAGCGCCTCCTCGGCACGGGCGCGCGCCGAGCGAGCGCGACGCAGGCGGGCAATGAGGCTGGTGGGGGGCGGAACCGACTGCGGCTCGGCCAGCCAGCGCAGCAGTTCGGCGCCGGCGGGGGGATCCAGCAGCAATTGCCGCCGGGCAATGCGGGCAATCAGAGAATGCGGGCGGCCCTGCAAATGTTCTAGCCACGCTGCCTCGACCCGGTCGATCCCGGTCAGCGGGCCCAGACCCACGCGCGAGATCAGCCGCGAGACGTCCAGCAGAATCGCCGGCGGCTGCGGGGCGGGTTCCTGCGACGACACCTTGGTGGAATTCGGCGGCTCAGCCGCCATAACCGCCCGACTGATGCCAGCGCCAGGCATCGCCAATCATCTGCGGCAGGGTCGAGCGTTCCGCTTGCCAACCCAGCACCTCGCCGGCCCGCCGGCTACCGGACACCAACTGCACCGCATCGCCCTCGCGGCGCGGGCCGTCGTTGACCGGCACCTCGCGGTTGGTGGTGCGCCGGGCATGCTCGATCACTTCACGGACCGAAAATCCACTGCCGGTCCCCAGGCAGAACACCTCGATTCCCGGCGCGGGTCGGGTCTTGCGCAGCCAGTTGAGGCCAAGGACATGCGCATCAACCAGATCCATCACATGGACATAATCGCGGATGCACGTGCCGTCAGCGGTCGGGTAGTCGGTGCCAAAGACCGTCAGTGCCGGCCTTTTGCCATCGATCGCGTCGAGGATCAGCGGAATCAGATGGGTCTCGGGCTGGTGAAACTCACCCACCTCGGCCTCTGGATCAGCGCCGGCGACGTTAAAATAACGGAACACCACGCTGCGCAGGCCGTGGGCCGCGCCGAAATCGCGCAGCATGTCCTCGATCGCGCGCTTGCTGGCGCCATAGCTGTTCAGCGGCGTCTGTGGCGTGTTCTCGTCGAGCACCACGCCATCATGATCGCCATAGGTAGCGCAGGTCGAACTGAAGACAAAGTCGAGGCAGCCGGCCGCGACCGCCGCCTCGATCAGCGTCAGCGAGGCGCAGACATTGCCGCGCCAGTATTTCCCCGGCTCGCGCATCGCCTCACCAACCTGGCTGAGGGCGGCGAAATGCATCACTGCCACCGGCTTGTGCTCGGCAAAGACCGCATCAAGGCGGGCGCGATCATGCAGATCGCCCTCCTCGAAAGGGCCGAACTTTACCGCCTCGCGCCAGCCGGTCCAGAGGTTGTCATAGGTGAGCGGAATATAGCCCGCAGCGGCCAGGGCCTTGCAGGCATGCGAGCCGATGTAGCCGGCACCGCCGGTGACCAGAACCTTGTCTGCCATGGATTATTCGGCCGCCTTGCTGATGGCTAGGTAGTCTGAGAGAAAGTCCATGAACTCGGCGCGCAACTCGTCCCGCGCGAGGCCAAACGCAACAGTCGCCTGCAAAAAGCCCGCCTTGCTGCCGCAATCATAACGTTGGCCGCGAAAGCGAAGGCCATAGACGCCGCGGCCGGCCTCGATCTCGTCGGCGATGGCATCGGTCAATTGGATCTCGCCGCCCGAGCCTTGGCGCAGCTTGTTGAGGTTGGTCATGACGCTTGGCGCCAGAATATAGCGGCCAATGACAGCCAGGTTCGATGGCGCGGTACCCGCCGGAGGCTTCTCGACCATGCCCTTGGCGCGGACGATGGCGCCCATGTCCTCCTCAAGCTCCAGCACCCCGTAGGACGAGGTCTTTTCCGGAGCGACTTCCATGGTTGCGACCATGCTGCCACCTGTCTCGGCATGGGCCTCGATCATCTGCTGCAGGCAGGGCGGCTCACCCTGGATGACGTCGTCGGTCAGGAGGACGGCAAAAGGCTCGTCGGCAATCAGGCGGCGGGCGCACCAGACGGCATGGCCGAGGCCGAGTGCCTTGTGCTGGCGCAGATAGGCGATTGCGCCCGACTCCATGTTCGTCTGACGCAATATTTCCAGCAGTTGCGTCTTGCCGGATTTTTTCAGCGTCGCTTCAAGTTCGTGCGCATGGTCGAAATAATCTTCAAGCGCGCCCTTGCCGCGCGAGGTAACGAAAATGAATTCCTTGATGCCAGCCGCACGTGCCTCGTCGATCGCGTATTGGATCAAGGGTCGATCGACCAGAGTCATGATTTCTTTGGGAATACTTTTGGTAGCTGGGAGAAAGCGAGTTCCGAGCCCTGCTACCGGAAAAATAGCCTTCGTAACCTTGTGACGCATTAAGGCGGCTCCTCGAATATCAATGCAGGCACCCGGCACACGTGCCGTTTGGGGCCTGATCCTCACGGCAGATATGCCTGCAATTCATCCGTTGGGCAAGCAACGGTCATATGATGGTTCTGGTTGCGTCTCATGACAATAAGGCCCGCCTCCCGGCGGATTCGGGCCGAATACGCCAGCCACAGGGCCACCGGATCATCCGGCAACGAGGGGCCCTGCGTGCCGCCCGACTGCTCCCACCAACCGCCCGGAGTCAGACAAATACGGTGTGGCAGGATACCCGGCATCAGCAGCAGCACGGTGACCGCGGGTTTGTCAGCGCCAGCCTCGGCAAGCACTCGCGCGGCCTTTCGTCGCAACGCGCGGCGACGACGCCAAGGTCCTGACAGTACCATCGCCGGCAGAGTCCCGCTGGCTGCGCGGCGGCTCATCGGCTGCAACTCGCTGGCCTCCGGTGTCGAGAGTGCCTCGGGGGGCGGCCGGCGGAGGGCGAATCCATCCGCCATACCAATCCGCAAGCTGGCGAGGCGTGGCCCGACCCCCAGCGGATCAAGGCGCCCGGCCAGCATGTGCCGCACCAGCCGGCGGCGCTGGCGCGGCTCGATCAGGGCCGAATCGCCACCGTGGCGCAGGGTGAAGATCGCCTCGGACCGACCGATGCACGTCAGATCGCGCGGCACCCGGGCGGCATCTCGCCGGTCGCTGGGGGCGGTGCCGTGAATCACCTCGGCCGCCGGCACAAGAGCGGTCGCCGCCCGCGGAAAGCGGGCCGCGAGACGCATGACCAGATCGCTTTCGTCGAGGTGGTAGGGAAAGGCCGAATCGAACCCACCGACCTCGCGCAGGGGACCCGCGCGAAACGCACAATTTGTGCCAAGCAATCCCAGAGTGATGCCGTCAGCGGGACTAAACAGATGCACCGCGCCCCGCACCTGCGGGGGCGGGGTGGGCAGCGCCTGCGGACCGTTTGGCGTGATCGCCTCGGCCCGGACCTGCCAGCTGCGGCCATGCGGGCCGCGGGTATAACCCCCCGCGGCAATTACCTTCGGGTCGGCAAAGGCGGCGGCGAGGCGTGCGGCCCAGGTCGGCTCGGCCACCGCGTCATCGTCGATGAAGGCCAGCACCTCCCCCGACGCCGCCGCGATCCCCCGGTTGCGCGCAACCGAGATATTGGCGACATCACAGGCGACCCGCTTGAGACGCAGGTCCGGGCGCACCGCCAGCGATGCGGGATCGGCGACGAGCACGACCTCCAGCAGCGGGTGGTCCTGCATTGTCATCGCAAGAAGGCACAGCGCGAGCGAATCGGGCCGGTGGCGCGAGACGATGATAACGCTGGTCGGCGGCAGGCCCACGACGCTGCCTCAGTCGAGGCCCATTGCCGCCATCATCGCCTCCAGCCGGGGAACGTCCTCGGGGTTGTTCAATTCCCAGAACTGGCGGCCGCGGGACTCGACCTCGACGCAGAGCACGCGCCGACCGTGTTCGAGGAACCGCAACTGCTCGAGCCCCTCGAGCAGTTCGAGGCGACCTTCCGGCCAGCCGGCATAGGCTTCCAGGGCGGCTGGACGATAGGCGTAGGCGCCCACATGGTGAAACACCGGCGAGGGCGCGTCAGGCGCCGGGTTGCCGGGCACGAAGGGAATGACTTCCTTGCTGAAATAGAGCGCCTCGCGGCCGGCACCAAAAACTGCCGTGGTGCCGCCGACCCGGCCTGCAGCACGGTCGGCCAACAGATCGGCGCGCATCGCGCCGGTGCAGTTCAGCACCGGGGTCGCGACATCGACCGCGGGCGCCGCGGCGAGCGCGGAAATCAACTCCTCGACGAACCACGGCGGGGTCAGCGGCGCATCGCCCTGCAGGTTGACGACAATCTCGGGCGTGACGCGCAGCGCGGCAACCGCCTCGGCGCAACGCTCGGTGCCATTGCGGCAAGTGGTCGAGGTCATCACCACCTCTGCGCCAAAGCCTTCGGCGTGATCGCGGATGCGCTCGTCATCGGTGGCAACCACCACCCGGTCAACGCCATTGACCGCCATCGCCGCGTCCCAACTGCGCCGGATCAGGGTCTGCGCCGCGCCACTGGCGCCGCGCAGATGGACCAGCGGCTTGCCTGGGTAGCGAGTCGAGGCATGGCGCGCGGGAATGACGATCAGCTTGCGCATCGCCTCAGCCCGCCGGTTGCAGCAGCACGCCGGGCGCATAGGCGATGAAGAACGGGTTCTCGAATCCCGGCTTGCCGTAGGCCAGCGGGGTGTGATCGTCAAAACGCACGACATTGCCGCCCGCCCCGCGCAGCACGGCATCGCCCGCCGCGGTGTCCCATTCCATGGTCCGTCCGAGGCGCGGGTAAAGGTCCGCCTCGCCGGTCGCGACCAGGCAGAACTTGAGGCTGGAGCCGGCCGAGGTCATGTCACGCACCCCGTAGCCCCCAATGTAATCGTCGGTCGCCTGATCCCGATGCGACTTCGAGGCAACCACCATCAGCGCACGGTTGTCGGGCGTCGGATTGACGCCAATCGGGCGGGTCGCACCCGCCGCCGCCCCAAAGGGCCCGGTCTCCTCGACAGAGCGGCCGCCGGCAGTGGTGTAGAAGAGCCGCCCTTTGGCCGGTGCATAGACTACGCCGCGCACGGGCACGCCGTTCTCGACATATGCGATGTTGACGGTGAAATCGCCGCGGCGCTGGACAAACTCCTTGGTGCCGTCGAGAGGATCGACGATCAGGAAGGTCGCGCCCGTCAGCGCATGGGTCGCGGCCTGCTCCTCGGTCACCAACGCGACATCCGGAAACGCCGCGCGCAGCCCGGCTGAGATCAGGGCGTCGGCCGCCTCGTCCGCGGCGGTGACGGGCGAGGCGTCGGATTTGGCGCGGACATCAAAGTCCGGCCCCTCGTAGATTTCCATGATCCGCGCCCCGGCTTCGAGCGCGAGGCGCCGCATCTCGGTAGTCAGTCGTTCAAAATCCATTGAAATAACCTCGGGCGGACAGGGGAACGGCAGCGGCACGGATTGATACGCACACGCCCAGTCCTTATGGTCCGGGCCAGAATGATGAGCAAGGCACGCTCCGCGCAGCCTTGTTGCCGGTGTTCCTGACCTGCCCGTCCGCCCAGAAGCCCGCCCTGTCCCCCGAGGATCGCCCCGATGTTCGTGCCGACCACTCGCAATCGCACAATGCTCGACGCAGCGACGTCGACCTTGTCGCTGATCTATACGGTCACGGTGCACAACCTTCGCGCGACCGACCGCAACCCGATCATCGGGCTGCTGATGACGGCAGTGCGCTCGGTCGTGATGATCGCCGGTTTCATGTCCATGTATTACCTGCTCGGCGTGCGCACGTCGCCCGTGCGGGGCGATTTTCTGGTTTACGTGATGAGTGGGGTTTTTCTCTACCAAGCCCATACGATGGCGGTGCAGGCGGTGGCCGGGGCGGGGGGAAGCAGCCAGGCGATCATGAAACACGGGCCGATGACAACCGCCGTGGTCATCTCGGCGGGGGCGCTGTCCTCGCTCTATCGGACGACCTTCGCGGCTCTCGCGATCCTCGGGATCTATTACCTCGTGAAACCCTTCACGCTGGAAGACCCGGTTGGCGCCGTGTGGATGATGCTGCTCGCCTGGTTCTCCGGGGCGGCGATCGGCATGATCTTCCTGGCGATCAAGCCTTGGGCACCTCAGATCGCCAGCATCGGTACGAACGTCTATTCGCGTGTGCAGATGGTCGCCTCGGGCAAGATGTTCCTGGCCAATGCGTTGCCGGGCTTCATGATCCATTATTTCGACTGGAACCCGCTGTTCCACGTCATCGACCAGGCCCGCGGTTATGCCTTCATCAACTACACGCCGCACCACAGCTCGGTCACCTATCCGGTGTATTTCAGCCTTGCAGTGCTGATGATCGGTCTGATGGCCGAGTTCGTGACCCGGCGCGCGGAATCGGTCAGCTGGGCGGCGGCGCGCTGACCGCCGCGGCGGTGGACCGCCCGGCGGGGCTGGCTTAAGCGGTCGGTCACGATCCATCAGGGGCGCATGCATGAGCTACAACACTTTCGGCCACCTGTTCCGCGTGACCACCTGGGGCGAGAGCCACGGCCCGGCCCTCGGCTGCACGGTCGACGGCACGCCCCCGGGCATTCCCCTGACCGAGGCCGACATCCAGCCCTGGCTGGACCGACGCCGTCCCGGCCAGTCGCGCCTGACAACCCAGCGCAAGGAGGCGGATGCGGTCTGCATCCTGTCGGGCACCTTCGAGGGTCTGACGACCGGCACGCCGATCCAGTTGATGATCGAGAATACCGACCAGCGATCGAAGGACTATGGCGAGATCGCGCAGGCCTTTCGGCCGGGCCATGCGGACCTGACCTATCACCTCAAGTACGGGCTGCGCGATTATCGCGGCGGCGGCCGCTCGTCGGCGCGCGAGACCGCGGCGCGGGTCGCGGCCGGCGGTGTGGCCCGCGCCGTGCTGGGCCAACTGGCACCGGAGGTCGCGATCACCGGCTACATGGTCCAGATCGGAGAGCGTCATATCGACCGCGCCCGTATCGATCTGGCCGAGGTGACGCGCAACCCGCTGTTCTGTCCCGACGCCAGCGTCGCCGATGACTGGGCCGCCTACCTCGATGCTATCCGGATGGACCATGATTCGGTCGGCGCCATGGTCGAGGTGCTCATCCAGAATTGCCCGCCCGGCCTGGGCGCGCCGATCTATGCCAAACTCGACACCGACCTGGCCGCGGCGATGATGTCGATCAACGCCGTCAAGGGCGTCGAGATCGGCGAGGGCATGGCCGCCGCCGCCCTGCGGGGCACCCAGAACGCGGACGAGATGCGCATGGTGGATGGCGTCCCCGCGTACCTGTCGAACCACGCCGGCGGCATCCTAGGCGGGATTTCCAGTGGCCAGGACATCGTCGTGCGCTTTGCAGTCAAGCCGACCAGTTCGATCCTGACACCGAGGCGCAGTGTGACCAAGTCGGGTGGCGAGGTGGATCTGGTGACCAAGGGCCGCCACGATCCCTGCGTGGGGATTCGCGCGGTGCCGGTGGGCGAGGCGATGGCCGCCTGCGTGGTACTGGACCACCTGTTGATGGACCGCGGCCAGACAGGCGGCGTGCGGGGCAAGATCGGGAACTGAGGCGCCAGCTTCGAAAGCCCTGGAGACGCCCGCCTAATGAAGACGACTGCTCGTTAGCAGTCTGGGGAAGCGGTAGCGGCGCGAAACAGGCAATTAGGTATCGGCCTAATAGCCATGGGCTGCCGATCGAGGTTTCGGGCAGCGAGAGGGGAGCACAGCCCGATTTTCAAGGACCGCCGGGCTGGTCCTAAGCGAGGGACGGCAGCGGGTGCAGTCGGCGTAACACTCTAGGAATTCCCCGCCTAGTCCGAGCGCCTATCCGGTGACGGGCCAGGCAGGGGATGGGGCGCGGGAATCGGGTCCGGGATAGGATCGGGAAACGGGTCGGTGGGATCGGTGGGTCGCGGATCGCTCATTTGCCGCCTCCATGGTCGAACCGCGCGCGCAGCGCCTCGTTCACGGCGGGCGTCACGAACTTGCTGACATCGCCGCCGAGGCGGGCAATTTCCTTGACCAGCTTGCTGGCGATCGCCTGCCGGCGGGCGTCCGCCATCAGAAATACCGTCTCGATCGAGCTGTCGAGTGCGCGGTTCATGCCGACCATCTGGAACTCATATTCAAAGTCCGCGACGGCCCGCAACCCGCGCACGATGACCGTTGCGCCCACATCGCGGGCGATGTCGATCAGCAGGTTCTCGAACGGCCGCACCAGGATTTCGCCACCCGTCCGGCGGGTGATGTTGGCGCATTCCGCATCAACCATGGCCACGCGCTCGTCCAGCGAGAACAGCGGCCCCTTGTCCCGGTTGATGGCGACGCCGATCACCAGCCGGTCGACGAGGGCCATGGCCCGCTCGATGATATCGACATGGCCCAGCGTGATCGGGTCGAACGTTCCGGGGTAAAAGCCGATCCGCATCCTGCCCTCGCTGCTATGCGCCCTCGGCGCACAGGACGGCAAGCGGCGCGCCATTGCAAGCTGCCCCCGCGGAAACGACCCCCGACGGGCCCTCCCTCAAACGCCCATGATCATGCCGGTCAGGGCATCCTTTTCGGCCGCAAGTTCTTTCAGGCGGCCGCTGACGGCGTCGCCGATCGACACCAGCCCCAGCATGATCCCATCCTCGTCCACCACCGGCAGATGGCGGAAACGCCCCTCGGTCATGCGCTCCAGCACTGCCAGTGCGTCATCGCCGGAATGGCAGGTCATGATGCGTCCGGTCATGATCGCCTGCACCGGCTCGTTCAGGATGCCGCCGCCGCGGCGCCCGATCTCGCGCACGATATCCCGCTCGGACAGGATGCCGACCGGCCGCTGGCCATCCTCGGAGACGACCAGCGCGCCGATCCGCAGCTCGGCCATGGTGCGGGCCGCGTCCTCGACCCTGGCATCGGGGGCAATCGTGACGACCGGGTTGCCGCCCTGCGGGGCTGTCTTCATCACAAGTATCTGGTTGACCAGCATAAGCGTCCCCTCCCCCTTGGATTGACGTCGCGCAATCAAAGGGTGAACTGCCCCCGGCGCTGCGTCAATCCGCCTCAGGCCCGAGGCACCCGGCCGCCTGCCCCATGGCGGGGTCTTGCCATGAGCGTCCGCGCCCCTATCGTGCCGCCATCATCAAGCACAGGGGGCACTGCAATGCGACAGATCGGACACTGGGTCGGCGGCACCGAGGTGCAGGGCGCGTCTGGCCGGAAGGCGGACGTCTATAACCCGGCCACGGGCGAGGTTCAGGCCGAGGTCGCCCTGGCCAGCCGCGCCGAGATCGACGCCGCCATCGAGGCGGCCAGCGTCGCGCAGCGCGCCTGGGGCGCAACCAACCCGCAAAAGCGCGGTCGCGTGATGATGGAGATGGTCCGCTTGATCAACCGCGACATGGACAAGCTGGCCGAGGCGCTGTCCGCCGAGCATGGCAAGACCATCCCCGACGCCAAGGGCGACGTGCAGCGCGGGCTGGAGGTGATCGAGTTCGCCATCGGCGCACCGCATCTGCTGAAGGGCGAGTTCACCGACAACGCCGGCCCCGGCATCGACATGTATTCCATGCGCCAGCCGCTGGGCGTGGTCGCGGCCATTACCCCGTTCAACTTTCCGGCCATGATCCCGCTGTGGAAGCTGGGTCCGGCACTGGCCAGCG
Coding sequences within it:
- a CDS encoding glycosyltransferase family 2 protein, with the protein product MGLPPTSVIIVSRHRPDSLALCLLAMTMQDHPLLEVVLVADPASLAVRPDLRLKRVACDVANISVARNRGIAAASGEVLAFIDDDAVAEPTWAARLAAAFADPKVIAAGGYTRGPHGRSWQVRAEAITPNGPQALPTPPPQVRGAVHLFSPADGITLGLLGTNCAFRAGPLREVGGFDSAFPYHLDESDLVMRLAARFPRAATALVPAAEVIHGTAPSDRRDAARVPRDLTCIGRSEAIFTLRHGGDSALIEPRQRRRLVRHMLAGRLDPLGVGPRLASLRIGMADGFALRRPPPEALSTPEASELQPMSRRAASGTLPAMVLSGPWRRRRALRRKAARVLAEAGADKPAVTVLLLMPGILPHRICLTPGGWWEQSGGTQGPSLPDDPVALWLAYSARIRREAGLIVMRRNQNHHMTVACPTDELQAYLP
- a CDS encoding 3-deoxy-manno-octulosonate cytidylyltransferase — its product is MRKLIVIPARHASTRYPGKPLVHLRGASGAAQTLIRRSWDAAMAVNGVDRVVVATDDERIRDHAEGFGAEVVMTSTTCRNGTERCAEAVAALRVTPEIVVNLQGDAPLTPPWFVEELISALAAAPAVDVATPVLNCTGAMRADLLADRAAGRVGGTTAVFGAGREALYFSKEVIPFVPGNPAPDAPSPVFHHVGAYAYRPAALEAYAGWPEGRLELLEGLEQLRFLEHGRRVLCVEVESRGRQFWELNNPEDVPRLEAMMAAMGLD
- the cysQ gene encoding 3'(2'),5'-bisphosphate nucleotidase CysQ encodes the protein MDFERLTTEMRRLALEAGARIMEIYEGPDFDVRAKSDASPVTAADEAADALISAGLRAAFPDVALVTEEQAATHALTGATFLIVDPLDGTKEFVQRRGDFTVNIAYVENGVPVRGVVYAPAKGRLFYTTAGGRSVEETGPFGAAAGATRPIGVNPTPDNRALMVVASKSHRDQATDDYIGGYGVRDMTSAGSSLKFCLVATGEADLYPRLGRTMEWDTAAGDAVLRGAGGNVVRFDDHTPLAYGKPGFENPFFIAYAPGVLLQPAG
- a CDS encoding ABC transporter permease codes for the protein MFVPTTRNRTMLDAATSTLSLIYTVTVHNLRATDRNPIIGLLMTAVRSVVMIAGFMSMYYLLGVRTSPVRGDFLVYVMSGVFLYQAHTMAVQAVAGAGGSSQAIMKHGPMTTAVVISAGALSSLYRTTFAALAILGIYYLVKPFTLEDPVGAVWMMLLAWFSGAAIGMIFLAIKPWAPQIASIGTNVYSRVQMVASGKMFLANALPGFMIHYFDWNPLFHVIDQARGYAFINYTPHHSSVTYPVYFSLAVLMIGLMAEFVTRRAESVSWAAAR
- the aroC gene encoding chorismate synthase, which codes for MSYNTFGHLFRVTTWGESHGPALGCTVDGTPPGIPLTEADIQPWLDRRRPGQSRLTTQRKEADAVCILSGTFEGLTTGTPIQLMIENTDQRSKDYGEIAQAFRPGHADLTYHLKYGLRDYRGGGRSSARETAARVAAGGVARAVLGQLAPEVAITGYMVQIGERHIDRARIDLAEVTRNPLFCPDASVADDWAAYLDAIRMDHDSVGAMVEVLIQNCPPGLGAPIYAKLDTDLAAAMMSINAVKGVEIGEGMAAAALRGTQNADEMRMVDGVPAYLSNHAGGILGGISSGQDIVVRFAVKPTSSILTPRRSVTKSGGEVDLVTKGRHDPCVGIRAVPVGEAMAACVVLDHLLMDRGQTGGVRGKIGN
- the coaD gene encoding pantetheine-phosphate adenylyltransferase — encoded protein: MRIGFYPGTFDPITLGHVDIIERAMALVDRLVIGVAINRDKGPLFSLDERVAMVDAECANITRRTGGEILVRPFENLLIDIARDVGATVIVRGLRAVADFEYEFQMVGMNRALDSSIETVFLMADARRQAIASKLVKEIARLGGDVSKFVTPAVNEALRARFDHGGGK
- a CDS encoding CBS domain-containing protein encodes the protein MLVNQILVMKTAPQGGNPVVTIAPDARVEDAARTMAELRIGALVVSEDGQRPVGILSERDIVREIGRRGGGILNEPVQAIMTGRIMTCHSGDDALAVLERMTEGRFRHLPVVDEDGIMLGLVSIGDAVSGRLKELAAEKDALTGMIMGV